TTAATGACTTGGGCGGTCTGACCAGTCCCTCTTCCGTGCCTTGTCTGAGGTTTTTGTCCATACCTGATCCTAGGCAGCTTCTGTCTGGGTTGGATCACCTTAAGTGGGAAACTGAAGCCATTACTCTCCAAACCCTGTTTCATCCTCCCAAGCATGTCGGAAAGCTGGCAGCAGCCACCACAGACGCAGCCACAGCAGCCTCAGCCACCACAGCCTCAGCACCATGCAGAACCGCCGCCGGCCCTGGCTGAGCACGCGCTGCCCCCAGGCTCAGCTGAGAACCCCCTGGGCTGTGCTGTCTATGGCATCCTCCTGCAGCCCGACCCGGGCCTCCAGCCCCCGCAGCACGCGCCCCTGCAGGCAGCTGGTGAGCCGGGCCCCAAGTGCGGTGTGTGCGGTCACGACCTGGCACACCTGTCCAGCCCGCATGAGCACCAGTGCCTGGCGGGCCACGACCGCTCGTTTCAGTGCACGCAGTGCCTCAAGATTTTCCATCAGGCTACCGACCTGCTGGAACATCAGTGCGTGCAGGCCGAACAGAAGCCTTTTGTCTGTGGCGTCTGCAAGATGGGCTTCTCGCTGCTCACCTCGCTGGCACAGCACCACAGCGCGCACAGCGGCACCGGTGGCCTCGTGAAATGTTCCATCTGCGAGAAGACCTACAAGCCCGCCGAGGCCGCTGAGCCCGCAGCCACCGCTGCGTCTGCGCTGCCCCCGGCAGCCGCGCCGCCCGCCGTGGCTCCCGCCGAACAGGCCGACAAGCCCTACAGCTGCTCCATCTGCCAGAAGCCCTTCAAGCACCTGTCGGAGCTGTCGCGGCACGAGCGAATCCACACGGGCGAGAAGCCGTACAAGTGCACGCTGTGCGACAAGAGCTTCAGCCAGTCGTCCCACCTGGTGCACCACAAGCGCACGCACAGCTCCGAGCGGCCCTACAAGTGCGCGGTGTGCGAGAAGACCTTCAAGCACCGCTCCCACCTGGTGCGCCACATGTACGCACACTCGGGCGAGCATCACCTGTTCCGCTGCAACGTGTGCGAGCTGCACTTCAAGGAGTCCTCGGAGCTGCTGCAGCACCCGTGCACGCCGAGCGGGGAGCGGCCCTTCCGCTGTGGCGAGTGCCAGAAGGCCTTCAAGCGGCCGTCGGACCTGCGGCAGCACGAGCGCACGCACAGCGCGGAGCGTCCCTTCAAGTGCGATCTGTGCCCGATGGGCTTCAAGCAGCAGTACGCGCTGATGCGGCACCGGCGCACACACAAGACGGAGGAGCCCTTCAAGTGCGGCCTGTGCGAGAAGGGCTTCGGGCAGCCCAGCCACCTGCTCTACCACCAGCACGTGCACACCCTCGAGACCCTCTTCAAGTGCCCCGTGTGCCAGAAGGGCTTCGACCAGTCGGCCGAGCTGCTGCGGCACAAGTGCCTGCCGGGCGCGGCCGAGCGGCCCTTCAAGTGCCCCGTGTGCAACAAGGCTTATAAGCGGGCGTCGGCCCTGCAGAAGCACCAGCTGGCCCACTGCTCGGCAGCCGAGAAGCCTCTGCGCTGCACTCTGTGCGAGCGCCGCTTCTTCTCATCCTCGGAGTTCGTGCAGCACCGCTGTGACCCAGCCCGCGAGAAGCCACTCAAGTGCCCGGACTGCGAGAAGCGCTTCAAGTACGCGTCAGACCTGCAGCGGCACCGGCGGGTGCACACGGGAGAGAAGCCCTACAAGTGCCCCAATTGTGATAAGGCCTTCAAGCAGCGGGAGCATCTCAACAAGCACCAGGGTGTGCACGCCCGCGAGCAGCAGTTCAAGTGTGTGTGGTGCGGCGAGCGCTTCCTGGACGTGGCCCTACTGCAGGAGCACAGCGCGCAGCACAGCGCGGCGGCTGCGGCTGCGGAGGGCGCCTACCAGGTAGCCGCCTGCCTGCCCTGAGTGCGCGCCTTGGCCCCCATCCTGTCCCCGCCCAGACTCCTCGCATTGAGCCCTCTACCTGGCCCGTGGTCTGAGGCCCTGGGCCTTGAGTGACCCTGAGGACAGATGGCACTGGgcagccagggggtgggggtgggggagtggggaccTGGAAGTGGGGGAGCCAGATTGCTGGGGCTGGTCCTGATCCCACAAACCTCTTTCCCATTACAAGATTCCTTTTCTTGAGAGCCATCGGCCTCTCTTGTCTCTGGCGGCCTGGGACCAGGCTGGAAGTCAAGTGGCCTGTCTCTACCCTGCGGAGGGATTGGTGCCAGCCCAACCTTCCCAAACTTTTCAGCCTAATTAGAAACCAGATAGTTTCTAGGAAGGAGGATGGCCATCGTAGGGCCTGGGAGAAGGGCCAGACCCCGTAGGTGGGTTGGATGTAGGGCATCCTCCTTCAAGTTGCTGTTTGAGGGAGAAGGCCAGCTTTGTGATATGGTCCTGGGGACCAGGAGGTGAGCCACAGGCCTGTTGGTCTGCTCCAGCTAGGGGTGATGTGCCCTTCTGGTTTCTGATCGTGAGACATAACAGGAGGGCTGCACGTCTGTGAGCTGGGTCTGCCTGGAGAGAACTGGCCCGGCCcaaagggaggaggcagagaagttcTCCTGTGACACATTCAGCCAGGGACAGTGCCATCcacagggaaaggaggaaaggcagCTTTTGTACTGAGGGCTAATCCTGCTGTTCGAGAAGTGCCCCTTCCTACCTTTGCAGCATAGTTCCAAGCTCTGGGGAATGTGTTCTCGGCCAGACAGGACCGCTGATGTGAAAGGAGGGGATTGTTAGACCACCTTGGTGCCTGGGAGGAAGCAGGGCCAAGTGCATGATCTTACCAGTGGATGCAGACAAGTGTCCTCCCCCTTGAAGGTGTGAACCAAAGTGTCAAGGGCATAGCCCCAATCAGCTTGCCTTTGCTCTGCTTCTGGGCCAAGACCAGGCCTGGGCAccgagggtgggggaggtgaaaGGACTCTGATCCCACAGTGCTCTCCCAGCCCGTGGGCACCCTCCCCATCAGTCTGGCTGTTGGCCTGGACCCCAGGGGTCTTGCACTGCCAAGATGCCCTGGACAACATCCAGTGACTTCCAAGGCCAGAGCATTCCCTCAGGGGTCCTCCTGGGGTCCCTCTAGGTCTCTGGCTGACCACCAGGGGTCAAGGGTGTCTGGGGCAATAGGGAGCAGGCTGGGGAAGAGGGTTAAGGGAACCAGTAGGTGGCTGGAGTCGACTGAGATCGCTGGCCAGCGatctcctcccctccttgggAAGCCCAGAGGACTTTTATTATCAAAATGATTCTTTTGAACCCGGCTGTGCCCCTGTGCTCTACCAGCCTTCCTCCTTGGGTGTGGGTCTTGAAAGACTTTAATCAGTGCTTGCACCAAGGgcccagaggagcagagaggcccCCTTGTCTCATTGTCACCTTGAGAAGGCTGAAGAGCCCACATCTGCCTCTTCTATGAGACTGGGCTCCCTTCCTGTGCCTGCGGAGAGGGGCCGTTCCTTCCCCTCGGTGCTGGCTCTCCGTCACAATGCCTCAAAAGACATGGAACCCAGGCCGACCACAGGCCCAACTGCtcattttcccccctttccttttgctttctaaaAGCAGTTGTTATACTGTTCATAACATTGTATAGTTTAATTTCATGTCATTTTGGATCTtctattaaaatgtgaaaatttggatttttaaaaagaatgactcCATTTTAGATAGCCCCTTTTGATGTTAATATATAGTGAGTCCAATGTATGCTTTAGAAGTAAAGACATTGACCATCACAGACCAAAGCACTGCTTATTCTGGTCATTCTTCCACTGGGGGATGATGGggcatggagagggagagagaggtgtgcAGGCCTGGGTGGTAGGCTTGGGGCTGCGACATAaggctgggtttgaatcccaagtTTTGAATGCTCTGGTCACAcagctttgggcaagtcactacACCTCTTTGGGACTCAGTTGCTGCATCTGCAAAATAGGGAGGTAACCCTTGCCTTGCTCAGTTGCAGTGAGAATGAAAGGGCCTCACGTGTGGAGGCCCTGGTGGGCAAGCCGTGAAGGTGCTCACCAGGGCCCCAGGGAATAGGCCTGCAGCCTCTTGGCCTCCCCAGGGGTCTAACTGCAGCTCCTGCAAAGGGAGCTGGGCTGTGAGGGACAGGCAGCTTGTGGATGGTCAGAAGCCAGGAACCTGGCCTAGGAAGCAGGAGCGCTTGCTCAGCCCCAGGGGAAAACCAGGGCTTGCCTGGGGCAGCAGTGGCCCCAGGCAGATGCCCTGCCCCAGA
The Lynx canadensis isolate LIC74 chromosome E2, mLynCan4.pri.v2, whole genome shotgun sequence genome window above contains:
- the ZNF319 gene encoding zinc finger protein 319, with the protein product MSESWQQPPQTQPQQPQPPQPQHHAEPPPALAEHALPPGSAENPLGCAVYGILLQPDPGLQPPQHAPLQAAGEPGPKCGVCGHDLAHLSSPHEHQCLAGHDRSFQCTQCLKIFHQATDLLEHQCVQAEQKPFVCGVCKMGFSLLTSLAQHHSAHSGTGGLVKCSICEKTYKPAEAAEPAATAASALPPAAAPPAVAPAEQADKPYSCSICQKPFKHLSELSRHERIHTGEKPYKCTLCDKSFSQSSHLVHHKRTHSSERPYKCAVCEKTFKHRSHLVRHMYAHSGEHHLFRCNVCELHFKESSELLQHPCTPSGERPFRCGECQKAFKRPSDLRQHERTHSAERPFKCDLCPMGFKQQYALMRHRRTHKTEEPFKCGLCEKGFGQPSHLLYHQHVHTLETLFKCPVCQKGFDQSAELLRHKCLPGAAERPFKCPVCNKAYKRASALQKHQLAHCSAAEKPLRCTLCERRFFSSSEFVQHRCDPAREKPLKCPDCEKRFKYASDLQRHRRVHTGEKPYKCPNCDKAFKQREHLNKHQGVHAREQQFKCVWCGERFLDVALLQEHSAQHSAAAAAAEGAYQVAACLP